Part of the Musa acuminata AAA Group cultivar baxijiao chromosome BXJ3-10, Cavendish_Baxijiao_AAA, whole genome shotgun sequence genome, GGCTGGCGAGGATCCGAGTGTCGGACTTCTGAGCCTGCTGAACCTGGTCGAGCACGATCGACGACACGTTGGGGCACGAGCTGTCGTAGAATGTGGAGCTCAGTTGAGCCTGGGActcgcggaggaggaggagctggaCGGTGAGGATGAAGGCCAAGGAAGCTGTGAGCCAGTAAGAGGCGGAAGAAGACGCCATTGATTCTTGTGCCTACTGTTTCTTTCCTGCGACGGGATATATAGGGAGGCTTACCAGAGATCAACTTGGTTTACAAGCAATGTAAGATTCTCAGCAGACCCTTATCGGAACGGTTGGAGAGGACGGCGTTAGGTAGGCATCCTCGAAGAAAAGTGCTCCCCACTTGCTTCCtcgaaggaaagaaaaaaaagaaacacgAGGAGGAAAAGAGAGAGCAGatgacaatgattgaaataaacgACATTGGTTATTGTAGTTTATTCAAAGCTCACCTCGGCCGGGATTAGTTGAGAGAGAGTCTGCGCTTCGCCTTTGCCAGACATGTAGTCTCGTGCATGTGGAGATTTGCTAAAGTTGTGGCTGGACCAAGTCTTTTGCATGTGCAGCTCTTTGACGGCATCATTTGCTTTTCACATCTTCTGGCCCTGTGTGGCACCGACTGTGATTATATCTGCCATAAATGACAACGACAGCAATAAGTATAGCAAGAACAACAGCTTTGATTATTTGAGGGTACCGCAACTAATGCAATGAATAAACGAGATGAAAATGTTCATCCCATGTCATCATCAAAGCATATTTTACTTGTCCCTGAAATGAGCAAAGAGGAAAACTGTGTTACGGCAGGATTTGACAAACCTCAATGGCCAAACTATGCTGAACTTATGTTCATACATCATCTAAATTACTATTTGATAAACAGAATGATAGAGCATACCGATGCCGTCAAGTAGCACGCCCTCCAAATTTCCCCAGATGCATCTGAGAAAAACCCAGGGAACAAGAAATTGATAGGCTAAAACAATTGATAAAATGGACCAATGGAAAACAATCCCGATAACTTCAACTCGGCCAATATGACCAAGAAACTTTGAAACTAGAACTAGCTTCTTATTCTACTTTGAGAATGAAATTGGCAGGTGAGAAAGACAACCAAAACCTAAAACAATTGATAAAATGGACCAATGGAAAACAACCCCGATAACTTCAACTCGGCCACTTTGAAACTAGAACTAGCTTCTTATTCTACTTTGAGAATGAAATTGGCAGGTGAGAAAGACAACCAAAACTCAACAGGAGGCATATAGTGAAAAGTAGACTTGGCAACCCAGAAAAAAGCCCATATTTCAGCACTGTAAGGATACATCCATAGTTGTAAACCTGGAGTGCCAAAGCTACTTCACTAAGTGACTGCAGCATTGTTTCCTTTGTTATCTCGAGAGAAAGAACCACTGAAATAAACCTGATTAAAACCACGAAACGTATGGGTCTCCAAGTGTGGCTGCTGTCGAGTTGTTGATGTGCGGAAAAGCAGCCTTCTTATCCAGCTTGCGTTGAGGCCATATCAGCATCTTCAGCAGGTTGCTAGGCTTTGGACCTACTCATGACACAAACGTTGATGATGTCAACAAAAGACTAGAGCATTTAGCAATCTATATGGAAAGATTACAAATGATTTTCAACTCTCATATTATTTGCATGGTGCTTAGTTGTATGGCTGAACAGCCATGCTATGAACCATCTCCAGGTGTGGCTGCTGCCATGTTGTTGATGTGTGGAAAGGCAGCCTTCTTATCCAGCTGGTATTGAGGCCATATCACATCTTCAGCAGGCCGCTAGGCTTTGGACCTACTCATGGCACAAATATCAAAAGACTAGTGCATTTAGCAATGTATATGGAAGCATTGCAAATGATTCTGAACCCTCATATCTTTGGCATCACACTTGTATGGCTGAACAGCCATGCTATGAACCATCAAgactatgttttgaatgacaatcCAATCAAATTGTCTTCCTTGCTGCTAGTCTCTGCTTTTGTAATCATGAATACCACTTTTTGACTCACACTACAATTTGCAAATTGATATTTGTAGGCATTCTTATGTTGCTTTCCAAAATATTCGGGGTTTTCCAGCTGCATGAAACCCATAAACAATCCAGAATTAGAAGGTTACAAATTAAAGATTAGGGAAATGTAAGGGTGTGATAAGCAAAGATCTGCATGAAGATGGTACAAGCACAAAAGGGTAATTGTCACAAATATACATGTCTCTGACCACAAGTTGACCTTCATTTCACTAAATGGATCATAGCTCAACTTAAATCACCATCATCTGATCCACTAGCTGTGCAGATCACTGGTAGGTAAACTCAGGTTTGGGTCGGCTCCATATACCCTTGTCACTATCTCGATGGACTCATTTCCAGCTCTATCCGGAATGTATATCGGACATTATCTAGATGAAAGTAAAGGTGCAGGTTTGCAACAAATATCTGTCAAGAATGTGTAAACAATGTGAGGAGAAAGGCAAGAATTTCCCAATATTACCTTCTGCTGATCTAGACCTGATATCAGATTTCAGAGCAGCATCAACATACATAACTATGATCTCAAATGATTGCACATAGTCATGAAAAGAAGAGTTTAATTGAACCTGAAACTGTTACAAAGTTAGATTTTTCTGTAAAGGTTTTGAAGACTAAAATGAATAGCAACCCTACCAGTGCCTACAAATCCTGTTTCAAGACTAGCACAATATATTGTTCTAATCAGACTGCAGATGTTACTTCAAACACAAAttggaaaatgatttgaatttaaaacaAAGAGAAAAATAGTTTGGCGGTACCAATTAGAGTTGACATGAGATTCCACTAGAAGAATCATCACCAATCCAGAGTCCAAGTATTAAGCATCCTGGGGTGTTGTTGTTAGATGTTATTCCCAGAAAGGAAAAGTCAAGATCAGATCGATCTGATTTCCTAAAACGCATTCTTGTACAATAGAGCACAAAGCCTGATTCCTAGACCTCTTGGACTAATCATCTTGGTATTCTTCTCTCAATATCCTCATGTTAGGACAAGATGCCAAACGCTTTGCTAACCAAACACAAACTGTTAAGCCATTTCCGACAAATGCCACTTTACAGACCATCAAATTTGCTTAGTTGATCCAAACTTACATGTAAATGTTCATAGTGAGGAAGCCAACGCATCATATCGTAGGGTTCAAACGATTAATTTCCGCAATCGAGTCCTCGACATCACCAGATCGCAATGCATTTTTCACAGCCACGCAAACGGATATAGTCGCGAGACCAATATCCTCCAATcaacaagaagaaaaaggaagaatgcAGAAAGACGTTCACCATCGACATCGAGAAAGAATCGGCCGAAAACGATGAGAAAAAAAATACCCGAGCGTAGCCTGTCGCCACGAGGTATTTGATCACGAGCTTGTTCTTTCAGCTGTCTCTCCCACTCCTGCCTCGTAAAACATGTCATCGACGCCGGCTGCACAAAACCGACAAGATCTTGAATGCTCCACGGCCATACTGGGGGTCGGAAGCCCTAGGAGAAGTTGGAAGAGGGTGCAAGAAGAACACCCTTGTCCGAATCGGATTTGACAGGCCATGAACGAGAGCGGAAAGCGACATTTGTAGCCATCAACCGAGGCCCGGCCGTGCGATGGAGATAGGTGTGGCGCGATCGAGGAGAAAGAGACTAAGCTACAGGAATCGATCGATGTTGGCGGGGGCTAATTACAGATTATACCGCCACCACTTTAGTAATCCCGTCCGATTTAAATAATTTACGAAACATCAATATTTATTCTAATGTCATCCATTTTAACGatggaagcataaaaataataaataataaataatttttatatcttaATAATATTTCTAGTAACGACGAATGATATAACTGTTGGAGACCATAAATGACTGAGGTAGATAACGAGAAAGAGCGACAAcgaaaaataagataaaaaaaaaaaaaaaggaagagaatgaTATAGATGTTGATACTTAACATCAACATCGGCGTCCCTCGTTAACAATTATCGAGCTATATTTGTATCGTCCTGATCTCTCTTCTCATCTACAATAGTCATCAATAACATATAATAATATCATCATTTGTCACCATGAAAAACGTAATTGGAACatgaaaattatctttttgcttatCATTTTTATACTTCCGTCGATAAAACCAATAACATTAGAGTAAATGAAGCTAGATGTTTTACCTTCATaactatttaaatattaaaattttaaatttaaaaaataaaatactaaaaaagtCTAATTACatgatataatatataattagtactATTGACGATAAGGATTTGGGACGAAGAGCAACAAGCAACAACCAAATGGGACTATCAAGGAGAAGAAATGCACTTAATATATagtcatttatttattattttacccTCTGATCTCAAAATAATTTCATGTGTTGCCacgaaatataattatatattatatcaaaatatattaatagataatatttaaaaatgatttttacAATATGATTAAGGAGAATGATAGAAAAGACTAATTATGAAAACTTAAAAGTTGTTGAGAAAATTCAGAtgtatttaataataaataaaaattgagaATACTTTAATTTCTAATATTCAAAATTGAATCCATCCTTCACTGTCTAAGCTTTATAATTATGATTGTTGATGTTTTTATTATGGCAAGAACTTATCCACAAATGATTCAATCTGACTCCATTTCATATCATCTTTGCTGTAACACTTGGTATTGTCGTGATCTGAGTCGATTCACACCAATTTAAACCAATTCAAATCATCCCATATGATCTTCTTAGGTAAACTATTAGCAAGTTATAGAATCTGAAAACATACCTAAATTACTTGATATCTAATAGATGGTCATCTCTGAATGCCAAACAAACAAAGGCATACCTCAAGACCATCAACTAATCAATCCACATTCAGTAAATCCAAGGGTTTCACTCTTAATTGCAACACAAAATTGAGAAAAAAAGTGGTCCTCATATTGAATCTGAACCTTGTCAAGATGATATAATACTGCCTACAAAGACATATCAAGAAACCAAGATCAAGAACAGAGAGAAGCAGTTTCATTTGCACTGTAAAAGCAAATCAGCCACAAATCAGACTCATCCTTTGAACACAAACCAAAATGGGAGGATAAGATTGAAATTGAGTTGGGAGGTTTAAAGCACCCAAAAAAACGACTTTAAGATAAGTGCTAATAGGATTTTGAAGGTTATATCATGGCATAACAAGATTCTTTTGTCTGAGTGTACAAACAAACTTGAAAACATATAATTGTTGGACAGTAAAATGAAGATAACAATGAAGCTGGAAGGTTTGAAGcaccaaaaacaaagaaaactttCAGAAAAAATCATGGAATTACATATTACATAACCTTTTCATCAAGTGTACAACCAGCACAAACATACAATTGTTAAGGCAATAAGGATGAAAATTACCATGAAGTTGGAAGGTTTGAAGAACCTAAAGGACTTTCAGAAAATCGCTATTACAGTCTGGTCAATAACAGCATTTTTTTCAGGAGATGGTGGAAAGAACTTTACCAAGCAACAAAAGCATAGAATGGTCGGACATCGGAACTTAATTGGACAAAAACAATAACTAAAACAAAGTCCACCTCGGATCATTTTAAGGCAATAGTTGGGAAAGAACCTCAAGAAATCAAATAAAAAGAGTCTTGAGATTGTCCACTGATCCGCTTTATAAAAATATGTATCCATTTTAGCCATCACAAAAAATTCAACTGGTTGTGTCAAACATGAGATCAGAAAGTTTGGTGAAAAAAGCTTCTTGTATGCCAGATTAGAACCACCTCATAAAGgagggatgaatatgaacaacttAATAGTGATGTGATCAGCTATTGTTGGTGTCGAGAAAGAGCGTGATAAGATGCACTGATTATGTCCACCCAAGTTACCTTGACTATGTATATCAAAAGCAGAAACCACACAATGCCAAGCCAAAATGTTTTTCTATAAACACAATAATAATGGAGAAAACACATCTCAGAAACTGGAATGACCTGTTAATTGCATCCATAAAATTGGCAAAATAAACCTTTAGGTTATCAGAACCTATATCTTCATCAATAATGACGCAtattttatatgcttaaatttgattcacataaacttTATCAGCAGGTAACATGTGATGTCCAATTCAATGGTGGCTTCAAGTGATGTCTCTCCAGCATTGTCAACGAGTAGCTCTAATATTAGCCTAGTCCGATAGAAAGACTGATCCAGTTAATTTTTGGGCCTTAGAACCACCAATATAAATTATCTACCCACTTTCAATCTAAACTAAATCGAGGCATCAAAATTTATCTATGCTCAAAGTAACAGAGTAGTAAATAGATAAGAAAAGTTTAATAAGCATCTAGATTTGGAGGTCCTCTACTATGATTATTATCGAACCAATTACATGAATAGTTAATTACTTGGTAAAGCAGACATAAATATAGTGTAGTAAGTTCAAAGAATGATCTAACATATACCACAAACCAAACAACAAATTAACGACTCTTACCCCCACTAATCTTGAACCTAGTGGCAAACCCTACACTTAGCACTAAAAAATAGATTTGTAAGTGTTCATGTTATAGGTAACTGTGCTTACGAGACTCCAAGGCCTCCATAGGTTGAGAGCAATAGAGAAGCCTCATTCTTCAATTTTCCAGTATATAAACTAATAAGCTACTTGAAAATAAGAGACCATACAATTCAGTAATTTTTTCATAtctattggattttttttttgtttcccacattcataatattattttaaccACATAAGGTAACATCATAGAACTGAACCTAATAATATATCTTGTGCGATGCAAAGGATAAACAAGTTCCAATTACTAAACCAAGGAAAAATTGAACAATGGCCTAAACAATTCAAGAAAGATAATATAACTTACGGAATTAAAACAAAATTCAAACCTTGCCAATTCTTTATAGGAAGTTTTGTTTGCAAGAAGTTAACCTCAAACAAGTTTTCAAGAATTCAACATAAGTTGCAGCTGTCACAGGTTAGGACTTCTCAACTGAAGCTGAAGCTTCTCCACCATGACAAACTAACACTTAAATAGGGCATAATTTTACATCACAAACTATGGAAATTATAATAATTGAAAAGCCATTCGACTTGGATAGCACCAGTGAACTTAAAGCTACAAGCTGCAGAAAAAGGACGAAGAGATTATTTGAGCATCTGAACCTCAAAAAGCATGAAACATTCCTGATAAAGACTGCACTACAACCTATTCAAGGGACCTCCACAGAAGGACACAGATTTCTTACATATTATGAGCAAAGACCAAATGCAGAGGTGAAACCTAAATATGGCAACCAACAATTGCCCATTTTACCTTATTGTCACAAACTTGTTGGTGCCATGTTTAGCCCAGAGAGGCCTCAAGTCAATTGGATTAGACAGGTTATGGCCTTCTTCAGTGAGCTTTTCCAAAACCTTCTTGAATGCCCCCTGACTCATCTTCCGGCCGGCAATGCGCGCCCCTCGCCTTTTGGTGCTCATTGGGAGGGGGTACATCGAAATGCTGGTGGTGCAGCAAGCTGACTGCCAGCCTCCAGCGCCCCATCGGTAGCATGGCTGTGGCTTGCCTGTGCAAGAGCAAACCGGCGTTGGGATCCCTGAGATATCGAGGGTAATTCCATTAATGACCATTCCTGAGCTCCTACTAGATTTCCCATGTGACACAGAACCATTAGTGGTCTCATCTTTCGGTGCTGCTACTTTCTTTGGCTTCTTAGCTTTTGATGATTTTTGGGGGCGAGCCTGGGCCCTCTTCTTTAAAGGAGTCTCATTTTTACCAACAGGTTCATCCATCATCGGAAGCTTGTCATCCTTGGGTGGTTCCGGATGCTGCAACATCTGGATGTTCTGGGTGACCGAAGGATCATGAAGGATGCCGTAATGGGAAtggtggtgatggtgatggtgattcACCGGCAGCATCTCAAGGATCTTATTGCTGTCTCGTCCATGGTGGATCCAGCCATCTCTCCCAAAATCCATCTGCACGGATGGCTCCGGGATACTGCAATCCCGATGGAAGAATCCTCCGCCGGACTGCAGAGGCTTGGTGTTGCGCTCCGCAGCCGAGGACATGAGCTGCAAGCCAAGGTTCCCCTTCGAAGGCGGCTCATAGTAGCCCCAATTCCGAATGCCCAACCCCCCATCCTCATCCATTCCAACCGATGCAGCTACAGTCCGCGGAGAAACCCCAAACCGACTCGGCAAAAGATCAAGTTCTTCCACCGATTTCGATCATCCCGTCTACCACATTGCCATCACCTCGCCGTTCCTATCAAAACCATTCAACTGAACAGATCGAACGACGAAACGGCAGAAAAATAGGATAAACACCCATCCAAGAACACCAAAAAGGAGGCAGCCTTGAAGAAACCCTAAAATCAAAATCCcatcaaagaacaaaaaatagGTCCCGAAATTGAGAAAGAATCACGACAAAAAGAAACCCTAATCATCGCAAAGGAAAGATTGAAGCCACTAGGGTTTCAACGTGAGATCAGTATATTGGAAAGCTCATTTAGAAGGGGGAAAGAGTGAAAAATCAGATTGTTAGAATGCCAAAGAAACAGAAATCAGAGGTTGCCAAATAGATTCTCCTTTTAACTGGTAAAGGAAATCGAAGGAGAAGAGGAGACGGGGAGAAAGAGAAGTCTTACCTTCGGAGAGAGACGTCGCTTGGGATTTGCTTGTGGTGATGGAGAGAGAAATGGGGAAAGGGGAAATATagatttttgctatttataaataaGACTATATCCCgacaaattaatatttttatatttacattatCGTTATATTTTACAAGTCGAATAAATTAATTATCCTATGCCATTAATAAGATAAATCGATTCATATTACAGCGCCCTGCCTATGCCACCTGCATCAAGATTGGAACTTGGGATGATGCGAGCGTGACTTGCGATCGCAGCCGTTCATTCTACTGTGACGAACGGTCATGCGTGGCACGTGCGAACATCGAGGAGTGGACGGCCTCAGATGCCTTTGGTACTGTGCACGAACTACAAAGATCGCGCATTAAATCCCAAAAAACCAAATTAATTGCTCGTTTAATGGTTTGACCTACCAATTGGGTCGGTGAGGTATATCCACAAGGCAGATCTGGTCGGTCAACGAATGAGTTCGATCAATCCGTCGAATACCCAACGGCGTACCTGCCGTGTCAGTCCACTGGGCCCCGTCTTCATCGAGAAGGTAGCTCCGGCGTGTAAATCCGGTTAGGTAAGACGAGAATTCTTGTTTCATGTGGGCTCCAGAGAGGATCCAATCGGCAAGCAGGTTActcgtagggtctccaccgcgggtGGATATGTATTTTTTGGGTCGACCTCGACCACCAAACCTTCGACCGGCGGCCATGAATGACGCTTTAATGCACCCAAGTACGGCCTTCAAATAGACAGATGAAGCTGTCGCTCTCActcgcgctctctctctccccaCTCCCCAATCCATAGACACAGCCTTTCTACTGCTTGTACACAAAAGGTTACTGGAAAGTCTAATGACAGTGACAGCAGGCCAAGGGAGGAAGCTGGAAGAACAAGTCGAGAAGAAAGGTCGGAACAGTGGTGGTTCCTTTGTCTTGTGCATGGTAGTCCCATGCGCACTCCTCTCACTACGAGTACCCATCATGTGGTTCCTAAACCTGGACGGCTCTCAAAGTTCTTGGAGGCTTCTGTGACTAAACACTACCATGCCCAACATGGGGAATCGATCTGGTTAGTGTCAGAGGATGGTgttcaagaagaaaaaggaacaagATATGTTCTCTCTTGTTTGTATTCTTTGGAGCCCACAAATCAGATGACACAGCTCAAGATCTTGCGTGGTTTGACTCCCATGGATTTCCGGGTTTGGGGGAGACAGTAGGCAAAGGGGGGCAAGCTTTAGCTCTGTGCTGCTGACATAGCATTTCACCCTCCTCCCTTCCTCCACATCATCCTTGGCATGCAGCAAGCGGAAACAGCTGCAGGTATTAAAGATCTCTAACTCCTGGTATTTAAGGAAGGGAGGCTA contains:
- the LOC135650426 gene encoding protein Barley B recombinant-like; protein product: MDEDGGLGIRNWGYYEPPSKGNLGLQLMSSAAERNTKPLQSGGGFFHRDCSIPEPSVQMDFGRDGWIHHGRDSNKILEMLPVNHHHHHHHSHYGILHDPSVTQNIQMLQHPEPPKDDKLPMMDEPVGKNETPLKKRAQARPQKSSKAKKPKKVAAPKDETTNGSVSHGKSSRSSGMVINGITLDISGIPTPVCSCTGKPQPCYRWGAGGWQSACCTTSISMYPLPMSTKRRGARIAGRKMSQGAFKKVLEKLTEEGHNLSNPIDLRPLWAKHGTNKFVTIR